From Daphnia pulicaria isolate SC F1-1A chromosome 4, SC_F0-13Bv2, whole genome shotgun sequence, one genomic window encodes:
- the LOC124336654 gene encoding TD and POZ domain-containing protein 4-like gives METQVIANSAPSTKSELPAISSYCCQTKGVINEIDFEWTVERLSFFGSLGIDWERLISGEFSDGSILKLDLYPSGDYLEIRLLNLSINMKYPMAVDITVCDENCKTIFQNTSGILGYTYFGNPSVVLRITKKSLLETWDFVNGKTTIRCKIKSLIRKQLTGKATTAEIHLHDKTQTRDNDKQDLILHQHEELFEKMPFLSDVTFNVRGQKFPAHIIILAMRSPVFAAMFQHPTKEMLSGNVEVEDVDPDVFQEVLRYLYTGLTRSTTLDVMAPELLVVADKYLLEELKTRCETHLIRKMSSKNCLDLLSLTTHHPAEHLKKYAVEYFRRYPNEVMGTDNWKKLKEENPALLCDLQQMVLTV, from the exons ATGGAGACACAAGTCATCGCTAACTCTGCCCCTTCAACGAAATCGGAACTACCGGCGATTTCATCTTATTGTTGCCAAACGAAGGGTGTGATTAATGAAATCGATTTCGAATGGACGGTTGAACGACTATCGTTTTTTGGTAGTTTAGGAATAGACTGGGAAAGATTGATATCGGGCGAGTTTTCCGATGGAAGCATATTAAAGCTGGATCTTTATCCGTCTGGCGATTATCTAGAAATCAGACTACTGAATCTTTCCATTAATATGAAATATCCTATGGCAGTAGATATCACAGTTTGCGATGAGAATTGCAAGACAATTTTCCAGAACACTAGTGGTATTTTGGGATATACATATTTTGGAAATCCTAGTGTTGTTCTTCGGATTACCAAAAAAAGCTTGCTAGAGACTTGGGACTTTGTGAATGGAAAAACTACCATTCGTtgcaaaatcaaaagtttGATCAGAAAGCAACTAACGGGAAAGGCTACAACAGCAGAGATACATCTTCACGACAAGACACAGACCAGAGACAATGATAAGCAGGATCTTATTCTTCATCAACACGAAgagttatttgaaaaaatgccCTTCTTAAGTGATGTCACTTTTAACGTCCGTGGCCAAAAATTTCCAGCTCATATTATCATTTTGGCCATGAGGAGTCCAGTGTTTGCAGCCATGTTTCAGCACCCAACGAAAGAGATGCTGTCCGGAAATGTGGAAGTGGAGGACGTCGATCCCGATGTCTTTCAAGAAGTTCTTCGCTATTTATACACCGGCCTGACACGATCGACAACCCTGGACGTTATGGCACCTGAACTTTTGGTCGTTGCGGACAAGTATTTGctggaagaattgaaaactCGTTGTGAAACACATCTGATACGCAAGATGTCCAGCAAGAACTGCCTGGATTTGCTGTCACTCACCACCCACCATCCAGCGGAGCACCTGAAGAAATATGCCGTCGAGTACTTCCGCCGTTATCCGA ATGAAGTCATGGGAACGGACAACTGGAAAAAGCTGAAGGAAGAAAATCCGGCGTTGTTGTGCGACTTGCAGCAGATGGTTCTCACTGTCTAG
- the LOC124336462 gene encoding probable glutathione S-transferase 7 isoform X1: MAVYKLHYFDNPRRGRAELSRLILSQAGVPFEDVRFPHSEWPNMKPTTPFGQVPILEVNGQMLAQSNAIARYLARQHGLAGKDEWEQAQTDMYIENINDLLNAAAVPFVEKDPAKQKEMYGKFMTETIAFHVVAVEKQLKKNNTGNLVGDRLTAADLAYYALFSDFIEVKFGGAFLKDAPLLKSLLVRVRTSPNVKKWIDFRNSKYYPDGNE; encoded by the exons ATGGCAGTTTACAAGCTTCACTATTTTGACAACCCGCGTCGAGGTCGTGCCGAATTGTCCCGGCTGATTCTCAGCCAGGCCGGCGTCCCATTCGAAGACGTCCGCTTCCCCCACAGCGAATGGCCAAACATGAAACCCA CTACTCCCTTTGGTCAAGTTCCTATCCTAGAAGTTAATGGCCAAATGCTGGCCCAGTCGAATGCCATTGCTCGATACCTTGCCAGGCAACATGGTCTTGCTGGCAAAGACGAGTGGGAACAGGCTCAGACTGACATGTACATTGAAAACATTAACGACCTGCTAAACG CTGCAGCGGTGCCATTCGTGGAGAAAGATCCCGCAAAGCAGAAAGAAATGTATGGAAAATTCATGACCGAAACCATCGCTTTCCATGTTGTCGCTGtcgaaaaacaattgaaaaagaacaacACCGGAAATTTGGTTGGGGACCGG TTAACCGCGGCAGATTTGGCCTACTACGCTctcttttcggattttattgaAGTGAAATTTGGCGGGGCCTTTTTGAAAGACGCGCCACTGTTAAAATCACTTCTTGTTCGTGTCAGAACTTCGCCAAACGTCAAGAAATGGATTGATTTTCGAAATTCAAAATACTACCCTGACGGAAATGAATaa
- the LOC124336462 gene encoding probable glutathione S-transferase 7 isoform X2 — protein MPVYKLHYFNNPRRGRAELSRLIFSQAGVQFEDVRFPHSEWPNIKPTTPFSQVPILEVDGQVLAQSNAIARYLARKYGLAGKDEWEQAQTDMYIENIHDLLNAAAVPFMEKDPAKQKELYQKFMTDTIGSHVVAVEKQLKKNNTGYLVGKQLTAADLAYYAFFSDFIEVKFGGAFLKDAPLLKSLIDRVKALPNIKKWTEFRDSKYPEEN, from the exons ATGCCTGTTTACAAGCTTCACTACTTTAACAACCCGCGTCGAGGTCGTGCCGAATTGTCCCGTCTGATCTTTAGCCAGGCCGGCGTTCAATTCGAAGACGTCCGCTTCCCCCACAGCGAATGGCCGAACATAAAACCCA CTACGCCCTTTAGTCAAGTTCCTATTCTGGAAGTTGATGGCCAAGTACTGGCCCAGTCTAACGCCATTGCTCGCTATCTGGCCAGAAAATACGGGCTAGCTGGCAAAGACGAGTGGGAACAGGCTCAGACTGACATGTACATTGAAAACATTCACGACCTGCTAAACG CTGCAGCGGTGCCGTTCATGGAGAAAGATCCCGCAAAGCAGAAAGAATTGTATCAGAAATTCATGACTGACACGATTGGTTCGCACGTTGTCGCtgttgaaaaacaattgaaaaagaacaacACCGGATATTTGGTTGGGAAGCAG CTAACTGCAGCAGATTTGGCCTACTACGCTTTCTTTTCGGACTTTATTGAAGTGAAATTCGGTGGGGCCTTTTTGAAAGACGCGCCACTTTTAAAATCACTGATTGATCGTGTCAAAGCTTTGCCCAACATCAAGAAATGGACTGAATTTCGAGATTCAAAATACCCCGAAGAAaattaa
- the LOC124336466 gene encoding glutathione S-transferase 1-like isoform X1, with the protein MQSKMPAYKLHYFNLRGRAELARLILNQAGVEFEDVRFERAEWPALKASMPFAQVPVLEVDGQMLAQSNTISRYLARQHGLAGKDEWEQAQADMYADNINDLMTGMRPAFLEKDADKQKELYQKFMTDNVAPHVAIVEKQLETNGSGHLVGKELTWADLAYYGYFAFLVEKFGEDFLKDAPLLKALIAMVEALPNIKKWVESRPKTEI; encoded by the exons A tgcaGTCCAAAATGCCGGCTTACAAACTTCATTACTTCAACCTCCGTGGTCGTGCTGAGCTGGCCCGTCTGATTCTCAATCAGGCAGGTGTTGAGTTCGAGGATGTTCGTTTCGAGCGGGCTGAATGGCCGGCACTGAAAGCTA GTATGCCTTTTGCCCAAGTTCCCGTCTTGGAGGTTGACGGACAAATGCTAGCACAGTCAAACACCATTTCTCGTTACCTCGCCAGGCAACATGGTCTTGCTGGCAAAGACGAGTGGGAACAGGCACAGGCTGACATGTATGCTGACAACATCAATGACTTGATGACTG GTATGAGACCAGCATTCTTGGAGAAGGATGCAGACAAGCAGAAGGAGCTCTACCAGAAATTCATGACTGACAATGTTGCCCCCCATGTTGCTATTGTTGAGAAGCAATTGGAGACAAACGGTAGTGGGCATCTGGTTGGAAAAGAG TTGACCTGGGCTGATTTGGCTTACTACGGTTACTTCGCCTTCCTTGTCGAGAAATTCGGCGAGGACTTCTTGAAGGACGCGCCACTCTTGAAAGCTTTGATCGCTATGGTCGAAGCTCTGCCCAACATTAAGAAATGGGTTGAATCTCGTCCTAAAaccgaaatttaa
- the LOC124336466 gene encoding glutathione S-transferase 1-like isoform X2, producing MPAYKLHYFNLRGRAELARLILNQAGVEFEDVRFERAEWPALKASMPFAQVPVLEVDGQMLAQSNTISRYLARQHGLAGKDEWEQAQADMYADNINDLMTGMRPAFLEKDADKQKELYQKFMTDNVAPHVAIVEKQLETNGSGHLVGKELTWADLAYYGYFAFLVEKFGEDFLKDAPLLKALIAMVEALPNIKKWVESRPKTEI from the exons ATGCCGGCTTACAAACTTCATTACTTCAACCTCCGTGGTCGTGCTGAGCTGGCCCGTCTGATTCTCAATCAGGCAGGTGTTGAGTTCGAGGATGTTCGTTTCGAGCGGGCTGAATGGCCGGCACTGAAAGCTA GTATGCCTTTTGCCCAAGTTCCCGTCTTGGAGGTTGACGGACAAATGCTAGCACAGTCAAACACCATTTCTCGTTACCTCGCCAGGCAACATGGTCTTGCTGGCAAAGACGAGTGGGAACAGGCACAGGCTGACATGTATGCTGACAACATCAATGACTTGATGACTG GTATGAGACCAGCATTCTTGGAGAAGGATGCAGACAAGCAGAAGGAGCTCTACCAGAAATTCATGACTGACAATGTTGCCCCCCATGTTGCTATTGTTGAGAAGCAATTGGAGACAAACGGTAGTGGGCATCTGGTTGGAAAAGAG TTGACCTGGGCTGATTTGGCTTACTACGGTTACTTCGCCTTCCTTGTCGAGAAATTCGGCGAGGACTTCTTGAAGGACGCGCCACTCTTGAAAGCTTTGATCGCTATGGTCGAAGCTCTGCCCAACATTAAGAAATGGGTTGAATCTCGTCCTAAAaccgaaatttaa
- the LOC124336475 gene encoding glutathione S-transferase 1-like, with the protein MPQYKLHYFNLHGLGELPRMIFHYAGVPFEDVRFEPSEWPQLKANMPFGQVPVLEFDGKLLSQSYAIARYIARQHGLAGQGDWEQAQVDMYADCIKDFMINGRPVHDEQDPEKQKVLMTKFASEKLIPHMAVLEAQLAKNGGVLVGKGVTWADIACYAFFNHATVKHPDILKDSPNMAALVSQIGSNDNIKKYLETRPAYH; encoded by the exons ATGCCGCAATACAAActgcattattttaatttgcacGGGCTGGGTGAGCTGCCCCGGATGATTTTCCATTACGCCGGAGTGCCGTTCGAAGATGTCCGTTTCGAGCCCAGCGAATGGCCACAGCTGAAAGCGA ATATGCCGTTCGGCCAGGTACCCGTTTTGGAGTTTGACGGTAAACTTCTGTCCCAATCTTACGCAATCGCGCGATACATTGCCCGGCAACACGGATTGGCCGGCCAGGGTGACTGGGAACAAGCTCAAGTCGACATGTACGCCGACTGCATCAAAGATTTCATGATTA ACGGTCGACCGGTGCACGACGAACAAGATCCCGAGAAGCAGAAGGTCCTGATGACTAAATTCGCTTCGGAAAAGTTGATTCCGCACATGGCCGTCCTGGAAGCTCAGCTGGCCAAGAACGGCGGAGTGCTGGTCGGCAAGGGCGTCACCTGGGCCGACATAGCCTGCTACGCCTTCTTCAATCACGCTACTGTCAAGCATCCAGACATATTGAAAGATAGCCCCAACATGGCGGCTCTAGTCAGCCAAATCGGAAGCAACGACAACATTAAAAAGTATCTCGAAACCCGTCCGGCTTATCATTGA
- the LOC124336303 gene encoding acyl-CoA Delta-9 desaturase-like encodes MTSSPKSPVIAAQTANISNGKSENYSELTESTHPYIMEIIWRNVLVFIGLHVGALYGLLLFLTAAKVATLVWAYYLFIVGGFGIAAGAHKLWSHRSFKAILPFRILIAVAQTIALQDDIYQWSRDHRVHHKFSDTDADPYNSRRGFFFSHVGWLLCKKHPEVIRRGKTVDATDLLQDPVVVYQRKYYVPLALVCFALPAIVPWYFWGESFKTAFFVASVFRYVFTLHATWLTNSAAHIWGYHPYDKQMKPSDSRLAASFSLGEWHNYHHVFPGDYRVAELGSWRMSATVVVIDLFAWLGLIYDLKTVSPKIVRSRVLRTGDGTHPYALMENCPLTYSGDSQNHNVDGEIFKSGPSE; translated from the exons ATGACGTCATCGCCAAAGTCTCCCGTGATAGCCGCTCAAACCGCAAACATCTCCAACGGCAAGTCGGAAAATTATTCGGAATTAACGGAATCAACTCATCCCTACATCATGGAAATCATTTGGCGAAATGTCCTTGTCTTTATTGGTCTCCACGTGGGCGCACTCTACGGATTGCTGCTCTTCCTGACGGCCGCCAAAGTGGCCACTCTAGTCTGGG CGTACTATTTGTTTATTGTGGGGGGATTCGGCATAGCCGCCGGTGCCCACAAACTCTGGTCTCACCGCTCCTTTAAGGCCATCCTTCCGTTCCGTATTTTGATCGCTGTGGCGCAAACGATCGCTCTCCAG gatGACATCTACCAGTGGAGTAGGGATCACCGGGTCCATCACAAATTTAGCGACACGGACGCCGATCCTTACAATTCCCGGCGcggattctttttctctcacgTCGGCTGGCTCTTGTGCAAGAAACATCCCGAAGTGATTAGACGAGGCAAGACGGTGGACGCCACCGATCTATTACAAGACCCCGTCGTAGTCTACCAACGAAA ATATTACGTTCCGTTGGCATTGGTGTGTTTTGCGTTGCCGGCCATTGTGCCTTGGTACTTTTGGGGCGAGTCGTTCAAAACAGCTTTTTTCGTCGCTTCCGTCTTTCGTTACGTATTCACACTCCACGCCACCTGGCTCACCAACAGCGCCGCCCACATTTGGGGCTATCATCCCTACGACAA acAGATGAAACCGTCCGACAGCCGACTGGCTGCCAGTTTCAGTCTGGGCGAATGGCACAACTACCATCACGTTTTCCCCGGAGATTATAGAGTGGCTGAATTGGGGAGTTGGAGAATGAGTGCCACGGTCGTTGTCATCGATTTATTCGCCTGGCTGGGTTTAATTTACGACCTGAAGACGGTCTCGCCAAAGATTGTCCGCAGCCGCGTTCTCCGGACGGGAGACGGCACTCATCCCTATGCCTTAATGGAGAATTGTCCGCTGACTTATTCCGGCGATAGCCAAAACCACAATGTCGATggcgaaatttttaaaagcggGCCTTCCGAATAA